In Aminivibrio sp., the sequence TCGCAGCTGTCAACAAATACATTTATGACTACAACGCGATCCGCCCCCATGCATCGCTGGGGGGACTTACTCCCGATGCTTTTGCCCGGCAACAAAAGATCCATGCAGCCTAATGAAAGGAGTTATTCGGATCTTCTGAGATTTTGTGTCTTGACATTGGTGTTTTGTGCAAGCCCTTTTTCCCCAGTTTTGCATCAGATTTTCCCCAGTCAGGGGGTGGGGATTTTTCTATGCCTGAACCCGCATCAATGAATCCCGCACCCGATTGCTCGGGCCATCGAAAAGC encodes:
- a CDS encoding IS3 family transposase — its product is MKCFFRFSKCLKDHFKAYETDIYINEYITPKEMIAAVNKYIYDYNAIRPHASLGGLTPDAFARQQKIHAA